The Zingiber officinale cultivar Zhangliang chromosome 9A, Zo_v1.1, whole genome shotgun sequence genome window below encodes:
- the LOC122018871 gene encoding homeobox protein knotted-1-like 13 isoform X1, with translation MAFHGRIPLELSYTVNHLGDDPAAIGSMDSLSGTAEHALAAKSFALAGEGANSSWLHDGGFLHLQSPSEPSPSPREGRFVGGVGGQWLPSFPLVQGRDGGDAGDLHAAEEPEASGGGEEGEAMWKSARHKSEILAHPLYEQLLSAHIACLRVATPVDQLPRIDAQLAQTRHVFGKYSALGAQMLADDKELDQFMAQYVLLLRSFKDQLQQHVRVDAMEAVMACWELEQSLQSLTGVSPGEGTGATMSDDDDEEDQEDNEPTLFGRFMDGSENMGFGPLVPTESERSLMERVRQELKLELKQGYKEKLVDVREEILRKRRAGKLPGDTTSTLKAWWQSHSQWPYPTEEDKARLVQETGLQLKQINNWFINQRKRNWHSNPPPSSSSSSVAKSKRKSNAGDKTQV, from the exons ATGGCGTTCCACGGCCGCATCCCACTCGAGCTCTCCTACACCGTGAACCACCTTGGCGATGATCCTGCGGCCATAGGATCCATGGATTCGCTCTCAGGCACTGCGGAGCACGCGCTCGCCGCGAAGTCGTTCGCCCTGGCCGGCGAAGGGGCTAATTCGTCCTGGCTCCACGACGGAGGATTCCTCCACCTCCAGTCCCCCTCAGAGCCTTCCCCTTCGCCACGGGAAGGCCGCTTCGTCGGAGGAGTAGGAGGGCAGTGGTTGCCGAGTTTTCCTCTTGTGCAAGGCCGGGACGGGGGCGACGCCGGCGATCTCCACGCAGCGGAGGAACCAGAAGCGAGTGGCGGCGGGGAGGAGGGGGAGGCCATGTGGAAGAGTGCGAGGCACAAGTCAGAGATACTAGCGCACCCGTTGTACGAGCAGCTGCTCTCGGCGCACATCGCGTGCTTGAGAGTGGCGACGCCGGTGGACCAGCTGCCGAGGATCGACGCGCAGCTCGCGCAGACGCGGCACGTCTTCGGGAAATACTCCGCGCTCGGAGCCCAAATGCTCGCCGACGACAAGGAACTCGATCAATTTAtg GCACAATATGTCTTGCTGCTCCGTTCCTTCAAAGATCAACTGCAGCAGCATGTTCGTGTGGACGCAATGGAGGCAGTGATGGCCTGCTGGGAGCTCGAGCAGTCACTGCAAAGCCTAACAG GTGTCTCTCCTGGCGAAGGCACCGGTGCGACCATgtcagacgacgacgacgaggagGATCAGGAAGACAATGAACCGACCTTGTTCGGGAGATTCATGGATGGATCAGAGAACATGGGGTTCGGCCCGCTTGTGCCGACGGAGAGCGAGAGGAGCTTGATGGAACGAGTGAGGCAGGAGCTAAAGCTAGAACTGAAACAG GGGTACAAGGAGAAGCTGGTAGATGTCAGAGAGGAAATTCTCCGAAAAAGAAGAGCTGGGAAGCTCCCAGGCGATACCACTTCTACCTTGAAGGCCTGGTGGCAGTCCCACTCCCAGTGGCCATACCCAACG GAGGAAGACAAAGCACGGCTGGTGCAAGAAACGGGGCTGCAGCTAAAGCAAATCAACAACTGGTTCATCAACCAAAGGAAAAGGAACTGGCACAGCAATCCACCACCATCGTCGTCCTCATCTAGTGTAGCAAAGAGCAAGAGGAAGAG CAATGCAGGTGATAAAACACAAGTTTGA
- the LOC122018871 gene encoding homeobox protein knotted-1-like 13 isoform X2 has protein sequence MAFHGRIPLELSYTVNHLGDDPAAIGSMDSLSGTAEHALAAKSFALAGEGANSSWLHDGGFLHLQSPSEPSPSPREGRFVGGVGGQWLPSFPLVQGRDGGDAGDLHAAEEPEASGGGEEGEAMWKSARHKSEILAHPLYEQLLSAHIACLRVATPVDQLPRIDAQLAQTRHVFGKYSALGAQMLADDKELDQFMAQYVLLLRSFKDQLQQHVRVDAMEAVMACWELEQSLQSLTGVSPGEGTGATMSDDDDEEDQEDNEPTLFGRFMDGSENMGFGPLVPTESERSLMERVRQELKLELKQGYKEKLVDVREEILRKRRAGKLPGDTTSTLKAWWQSHSQWPYPTEEDKARLVQETGLQLKQINNWFINQRKRNWHSNPPPSSSSSSVAKSKRKR, from the exons ATGGCGTTCCACGGCCGCATCCCACTCGAGCTCTCCTACACCGTGAACCACCTTGGCGATGATCCTGCGGCCATAGGATCCATGGATTCGCTCTCAGGCACTGCGGAGCACGCGCTCGCCGCGAAGTCGTTCGCCCTGGCCGGCGAAGGGGCTAATTCGTCCTGGCTCCACGACGGAGGATTCCTCCACCTCCAGTCCCCCTCAGAGCCTTCCCCTTCGCCACGGGAAGGCCGCTTCGTCGGAGGAGTAGGAGGGCAGTGGTTGCCGAGTTTTCCTCTTGTGCAAGGCCGGGACGGGGGCGACGCCGGCGATCTCCACGCAGCGGAGGAACCAGAAGCGAGTGGCGGCGGGGAGGAGGGGGAGGCCATGTGGAAGAGTGCGAGGCACAAGTCAGAGATACTAGCGCACCCGTTGTACGAGCAGCTGCTCTCGGCGCACATCGCGTGCTTGAGAGTGGCGACGCCGGTGGACCAGCTGCCGAGGATCGACGCGCAGCTCGCGCAGACGCGGCACGTCTTCGGGAAATACTCCGCGCTCGGAGCCCAAATGCTCGCCGACGACAAGGAACTCGATCAATTTAtg GCACAATATGTCTTGCTGCTCCGTTCCTTCAAAGATCAACTGCAGCAGCATGTTCGTGTGGACGCAATGGAGGCAGTGATGGCCTGCTGGGAGCTCGAGCAGTCACTGCAAAGCCTAACAG GTGTCTCTCCTGGCGAAGGCACCGGTGCGACCATgtcagacgacgacgacgaggagGATCAGGAAGACAATGAACCGACCTTGTTCGGGAGATTCATGGATGGATCAGAGAACATGGGGTTCGGCCCGCTTGTGCCGACGGAGAGCGAGAGGAGCTTGATGGAACGAGTGAGGCAGGAGCTAAAGCTAGAACTGAAACAG GGGTACAAGGAGAAGCTGGTAGATGTCAGAGAGGAAATTCTCCGAAAAAGAAGAGCTGGGAAGCTCCCAGGCGATACCACTTCTACCTTGAAGGCCTGGTGGCAGTCCCACTCCCAGTGGCCATACCCAACG GAGGAAGACAAAGCACGGCTGGTGCAAGAAACGGGGCTGCAGCTAAAGCAAATCAACAACTGGTTCATCAACCAAAGGAAAAGGAACTGGCACAGCAATCCACCACCATCGTCGTCCTCATCTAGTGTAGCAAAGAGCAAGAGGAAGAG GTGA
- the LOC122018870 gene encoding pentatricopeptide repeat-containing protein At5g66631-like has translation MRCFFRRRRLLYSSSSAVAALRPFSNSASNPSDSVGQVALYFRRARLIDALRLRFRSPDPPTDLPQPLDSFVAVHALRSIPSPDSALSFFRSLPSPSTPILHALAKRLALGRRLADLRSLLDAADAGSFPSSLPPSPLDRLRWLAAAADLPAVLDLWSSIRSSSSEPNRRFSRGSHPCTESYNLVMGLQADAGDHSAAVATFSQMIHDGANPNSRTYSIIIHHLVRSGNLEEAAVVFYLLPSMRIPHTSKQYEVLAEAYASAGLFDEFQRLVKEMNSDGILPGRAMRAAIAKMSAVGPIEGTEEFVEELCPNERIEYIAVSSEEEDDCEVEDEHEGEHDRIRLKPWMDPIALARAMEDWTPDDVAELEAARLVWTPRLVCKLLRSFKKPETAWDFFCWVAYQPGDFVHDRRTVSRMVSILARHGHVELVRRLLSKVKSEGIALPFATVRLLIDFYGLSKKANAAIEVFREAHSICGGAPLPGPRRLLLCSSLLRTMVKCRRGYDALDLMEEMMAEGVFPDVQTFSGLIQYFAGAGDLRSVHKLFGMVRQCGLEPDAHMYTILIQAYCKQERAALALTLFREMRYSGIAPDGVTKALLVKSLWKEGKLREAAMVEGMCDEFERGLPAASPGHVWTVSAADFKRVYDIYAGCFADNGGQA, from the coding sequence ATGCGCTGCTTTTTCAGACGCCGCCGGCTCCTCTACTCTTCGTCATCCGCCGTCGCCGCCCTCCGCCCCTTCTCCAACTCGGCCTCTAATCCTTCTGATAGCGTCGGTCAGGTAGCCCTCTACTTCCGACGCGCCCGCCTCATCGACGCCCTCCGCCTCCGCTTCCGGTCGCCCGACCCACCAACAGATCTCCCCCAACCCCTCGACTCCTTCGTCGCCGTCCACGCTCTTCGCTCAATCCCCTCGCCGGATTCCGCCCTCTCCTTCTTCCGTTCGCTCCCCTCTCCCTCCACCCCGATTCTCCACGCACTCGCCAAGCGCCTCGCCCTCGGCCGCCGCCTCGCGGACCTCCGGTCCCTCCTTGACGCCGCCGACGCCGGATCCTTTCCCTCATCTCTCCCCCCTTCTCCTCTCGACCGCCTCCGCTGGTTGGCGGCCGCTGCCGACCTCCCCGCCGTCCTCGACCTATGGTCTTCCATCCGCTCCTCCTCCTCCGAGCCCAACCGCCGCTTCAGCCGAGGAAGCCACCCATGCACAGAGTCCTACAACCTCGTCATGGGTCTCCAAGCCGACGCTGGGGATCACTCTGCCGCAGTCGCTACCTTCTCCCAAATGATCCACGATGGGGCCAACCCTAACTCCCGCACCTACAGCATTATCATCCACCATCTCGTCCGCTCGGGGAATCTCGAGGAGGCAGCTGTCGTGTTCTACCTCCTGCCCTCGATGAGGATCCCTCACACGTCGAAGCAGTACGAGGTGCTGGCGGAGGCGTACGCATCCGCCGGATTGTTCGATGAGTTTCAGCGGCTAGTAAAGGAGATGAACTCCGACGGCATCCTCCCGGGCCGAGCGATGCGGGCCGCCATCGCAAAGATGAGCGCGGTGGGACCCATCGAGGGCACGGAAGAGTTCGTCGAGGAATTGTGCCCTAACGAACGAATCGAGTACATCGCCGTATCCAGTGAGGAAGAAGACGATTGCGAAGTGGAAGATGAGCATGAAGGCGAGCACGATCGCATCCGGTTGAAGCCATGGATGGATCCGATCGCTCTCGCAAGGGCGATGGAAGACTGGACCCCCGACGACGTCGCTGAGTTGGAGGCAGCGAGGCTGGTCTGGACGCCGCGACTGGTCTGTAAGCTCCTCAGGTCCTTCAAGAAGCCCGAGACGGCGTGGGACTTCTTCTGCTGGGTAGCGTACCAACCGGGCGACTTCGTGCACGACCGTCGGACGGTTTCAAGGATGGTCTCCATCCTCGCTCGGCACGGCCACGTCGAGCTGGTTCGCCGTCTCCTCTCCAAGGTGAAGTCGGAGGGTATCGCTCTCCCCTTCGCCACCGTCCGATTACTCATCGACTTCTACGGCCTATCAAAGAAAGCCAACGCGGCAATCGAGGTCTTCCGCGAGGCTCACTCGATCTGCGGCGGCGCACCATTGCCAGGGCCGCGGCGCTTGCTGCTCTGCTCGTCCCTGCTCCGCACCATGGTCAAGTGTAGGCGAGGATACGATGCATTGGACCTCATGGAAGAGATGATGGCGGAGGGTGTCTTCCCCGACGTACAAACTTTCTCCGGCTTGATACAGTACTTTGCCGGAGCCGGCGACCTGAGGAGCGTGCACAAGCTATTCGGGATGGTGAGGCAGTGCGGGCTCGAGCCAGACGCCCACATGTACACGATCCTGATCCAGGCTTACTGCAAACAGGAGAGGGCAGCACTCGCATTGACGCTATTTAGGGAAATGCGGTACTCAGGCATCGCTCCCGACGGCGTTACCAAGGCTTTGCTCGTTAAGAGCTTGTGGAAAGAAGGTAAGCTTCGGGAAGCGGCCATGGTGGAGGGGATGTGCGACGAGTTCGAAAGGGGGCTGCCGGCGGCTTCTCCCGGCCATGTGTGGACTGTGAGCGCGGCAGATTTCAAGCGTGTTTATGATATTTATGCAGGTTGTTTTGCAGACAACGGTGGACAGGCATGA
- the LOC122019716 gene encoding probable homogentisate phytyltransferase 1, chloroplastic isoform X2 codes for MIFNQESFLRHSTNFVFVFPGKIRGRSLKSAKFIKITTSCCYRELNSRSEGQLHTPNKPDCKPYVHIGKLKNSITSPAFGNAFVPDNEAHQCGCLWIILLNNFDAFCRFCRPHTVIGTVISIISISLLPLESIADISPMFFIGMIKALLSAVFMNIYVVGLNQLFDVEIDKVNKPMLPLASGEFSLKTGALIVVLFCIMSFTLGVKSGSRPLLSALLVSFFLGSAYSINHPLLRWKRHAFLAASCIMSVRAIVVQLAFFIHMQKYVLRRPVALTKPVLFATSFMCLFSAVIALFKDIPDVEGDRDFGIQSFSIHLGQEKVFWLCIKLLFAAYSTAILIGLSSSNKYQGTVTVFGHGFLASVLWFRAQSTDSKNKESITTFYMFIWKLFYAEYFLIPFVR; via the exons ATGATTTTCAACCAGGAGAGCTTTTTGAGACATTCCACCAATTTTGTATTTGTATTCCCAG GTAAGATAAGAGGAAGAAGCCTTAAATCTGCCAAATTTATCAA GATTACTACCTCTTGTTGCTATCGTGAACTAAATAGTAGATCAGAAGGGCAACTACATACTCCCAATAAGCCTGATTGCAAACCATATGTCCACATTGGCAAGCTCAAGAACAGCATCACTTCACCAGCTTTTGGCAATGCATTTGTACCTGACAATGAGGCTCATCAGTGTGGATGCTTATGGATTATTCTGTTGAACAATTTTGACGCCTTTTGTCGGTTTTGCCGACCACATACAGTAATCGGCACA GTGATAAGTATAATATCAATCTCTCTTCTTCCACTTGAaagtattgctgacatatctccAATGTTTTTCATTGGAATGATTAAG GCATTGCTTTCAGCTGTCTTCATGAATATCTATGTCGTGGGACTCAATCAATTGTTTGATGTGGAAATTGATAAG GTCAATAAACCAATGCTTCCACTAGCTTCAGGGGAATTCTCTTTAAAAACTGGAGCATTAATAGTAGTTCTTTTCTGCATTATG AGCTTTACTTTAGGAGTGAAATCTGGGTCCCGCCCCCTGCTTAGTGCTTTGCTTGTTAGCTTTTTCCTGGGAAGTGCATATTCCATCAAT CATCCTTTACTAAGATGGAAACGACATGCATTTCTTGCTGCCTCTTGCATTATGTCTGTTAGGGCTATTGTGGTTCAGTTAGCCTTCTTCATACACATGCAG AAATATGTACTAAGAAGGCCAGTGGCTTTAACAAAGCCAGTGCTCTTTGCCACATCTTTCATGTGTCTCTTCTCAGCTGTAATAGCTTTGTTTAAG gatatccctgATGTTGAAGGGGATAGAGATTTCGGTATCCAGTCATTCAGCATACACTTGGGTCAAGAAAAA GTATTTTGGCTTTGCATCAAGCTACTATTTGCAGCATATTCTACAGCTATTTTGATTGGACTTTCATCATCGAACAAATACCAAGGCACAGTTACT GTGTTTGGACATGGTTTCCTTGCTTCTGTACTTTGGTTCCGTGCCCAATCCACTGATAGCAAGAATAAGGAATCAATCACAACATTCTATATGTTCATTTGGAAG CTTTTCTATGCGGAGTACTTCCTAATTCCCTTCGTACGATAA
- the LOC122019716 gene encoding probable homogentisate phytyltransferase 1, chloroplastic isoform X1, whose product MIFNQESFLRHSTNFVFVFPVAGKIRGRSLKSAKFIKITTSCCYRELNSRSEGQLHTPNKPDCKPYVHIGKLKNSITSPAFGNAFVPDNEAHQCGCLWIILLNNFDAFCRFCRPHTVIGTVISIISISLLPLESIADISPMFFIGMIKALLSAVFMNIYVVGLNQLFDVEIDKVNKPMLPLASGEFSLKTGALIVVLFCIMSFTLGVKSGSRPLLSALLVSFFLGSAYSINHPLLRWKRHAFLAASCIMSVRAIVVQLAFFIHMQKYVLRRPVALTKPVLFATSFMCLFSAVIALFKDIPDVEGDRDFGIQSFSIHLGQEKVFWLCIKLLFAAYSTAILIGLSSSNKYQGTVTVFGHGFLASVLWFRAQSTDSKNKESITTFYMFIWKLFYAEYFLIPFVR is encoded by the exons ATGATTTTCAACCAGGAGAGCTTTTTGAGACATTCCACCAATTTTGTATTTGTATTCCCAG TTGCAGGTAAGATAAGAGGAAGAAGCCTTAAATCTGCCAAATTTATCAA GATTACTACCTCTTGTTGCTATCGTGAACTAAATAGTAGATCAGAAGGGCAACTACATACTCCCAATAAGCCTGATTGCAAACCATATGTCCACATTGGCAAGCTCAAGAACAGCATCACTTCACCAGCTTTTGGCAATGCATTTGTACCTGACAATGAGGCTCATCAGTGTGGATGCTTATGGATTATTCTGTTGAACAATTTTGACGCCTTTTGTCGGTTTTGCCGACCACATACAGTAATCGGCACA GTGATAAGTATAATATCAATCTCTCTTCTTCCACTTGAaagtattgctgacatatctccAATGTTTTTCATTGGAATGATTAAG GCATTGCTTTCAGCTGTCTTCATGAATATCTATGTCGTGGGACTCAATCAATTGTTTGATGTGGAAATTGATAAG GTCAATAAACCAATGCTTCCACTAGCTTCAGGGGAATTCTCTTTAAAAACTGGAGCATTAATAGTAGTTCTTTTCTGCATTATG AGCTTTACTTTAGGAGTGAAATCTGGGTCCCGCCCCCTGCTTAGTGCTTTGCTTGTTAGCTTTTTCCTGGGAAGTGCATATTCCATCAAT CATCCTTTACTAAGATGGAAACGACATGCATTTCTTGCTGCCTCTTGCATTATGTCTGTTAGGGCTATTGTGGTTCAGTTAGCCTTCTTCATACACATGCAG AAATATGTACTAAGAAGGCCAGTGGCTTTAACAAAGCCAGTGCTCTTTGCCACATCTTTCATGTGTCTCTTCTCAGCTGTAATAGCTTTGTTTAAG gatatccctgATGTTGAAGGGGATAGAGATTTCGGTATCCAGTCATTCAGCATACACTTGGGTCAAGAAAAA GTATTTTGGCTTTGCATCAAGCTACTATTTGCAGCATATTCTACAGCTATTTTGATTGGACTTTCATCATCGAACAAATACCAAGGCACAGTTACT GTGTTTGGACATGGTTTCCTTGCTTCTGTACTTTGGTTCCGTGCCCAATCCACTGATAGCAAGAATAAGGAATCAATCACAACATTCTATATGTTCATTTGGAAG CTTTTCTATGCGGAGTACTTCCTAATTCCCTTCGTACGATAA
- the LOC122020208 gene encoding cytochrome b561, DM13 and DOMON domain-containing protein At5g54830-like has protein sequence MDSPPILFLLLFLLAGAAASSADDCGARNITIAGFEADLAMVQHQVRGVVRIVDACSFSVRGFDMLAGSGQVRWRGAAGDDFVNLTLGSPISDMYLNRTYRNESLTVRLSSNVSWDQISVLAIWDESTASDFGHVALVNVSANETDSDLAPSPDLSPAPAPAPGSPVEMMKNKSQIHRQPTMFDNCLTLSPRFRLRWTLHPELDSVEIGLEAAVGSEYYMSFGWAKPSSPSHMLNADVTVTGFTEEGIPFAEDYYITQFSECLLSKDGKVEGVCPDTIYEGSDPVGLVNNTELIYGHRRDGVAFVRYKRPLASVDVKYDVPVNITGNMTVIWALGLLRPPDSLRPYYLPQNHGGPQETAYNYLLLNLSKEVDDCFGPLDAEDKEDQDLIIADAKTPLVVTSGSALHYPNPPNPSKVLYINKKEVPLLRVERGVPVTFSIQAGHDVALYITSNPIGGNATLHNMTEVIYAGGPQFEGVPASPTELKWAPDRNTPDQVYYHSLFEQKMGWKVQVVDGGISDMYNNNVLLDDQQVSFFWTLSKGSISVAARGEKKSGYVAIGFGSGMMNSYVYVGWVESNGTGHVNTYWIDGKNAMGVHPTSENLTFVRCSQENGIITFEFTRPLSPSCNGKIECKNIIDPTTPLKVIWAMGARWSEDNLSEKNMHSATSNRPVRVLLLRGSAEAEQDLRPVLAVHGFMMFVAWGILLPGGILAARYLKQIKGDGWYQLHVYLQYSGIAIMLLGLLFAAAELRGFYLSIVHVKFGVAAIILACAQPLNAYLRPPKPADEEIVSSKRIIWEYCHVITGRSAVVVGVAALISGMKHLAHRYGSENVQGLTWALILWVLALAILVMYLEYSKVKQRQNDRSSLRGEWVLGNSDEDDSVDLLHRDRTATKSERQSSLTMEVQLESLSR, from the coding sequence ATGGATTCTCCCCCGATCCTATTCCTCCTGCTCTTCCTCCTCGCCGGCGCTGCTGCCTCTTCCGCCGACGACTGCGGAGCCCGCAACATCACGATCGCTGGCTTCGAGGCCGACCTCGCCATGGTGCAGCACCAGGTCCGCGGCGTCGTCCGGATCGTCGACGCCTGCTCCTTCTCCGTCCGCGGCTTCGACATGCTCGCCGGCTCCGGCCAGGTCCGGTGGAGGGGCGCTGCCGGGGACGACTTCGTTAATCTCACTCTCGGGTCTCCGATCTCCGACATGTACCTCAACCGCACCTACCGCAACGAGTCGCTCACCGTCAGGCTGTCCAGCAACGTCTCCTGGGACCAGATCTCGGTCCTCGCCATTTGGGATGAATCCACTGCCTCGGATTTCGGCCATGTCGCCCTTGTGAATGTCTCCGCAAATGAGACCGACTCCGACTTGGCCCCAAGCCCGGACCTTTCCCCGGCCCCTGCGCCAGCTCCTGGTTCTCCTGTCGAGATGATGAAGAACAAGAGCCAGATCCACCGCCAGCCGACCATGTTCGACAACTGCCTAACGTTATCCCCCAGATTTAGACTTCGGTGGACGCTGCACCCTGAATTGGACTCCGTCGAGATCGGTCTGGAAGCAGCTGTTGGCTCGGAATACTATATGAGCTTTGGGTGGGCGAAGCCTAGCTCGCCATCGCATATGCTCAATGCAGATGTTACGGTCACTGGATTTACTGAAGAAGGTATTCCTTTTGCTGAAGATTACTATATTACGCAATTTAGCGAGTGCCTTCTTAGCAAGGATGGCAAGGTTGAAGGTGTTTGCCCTGATACAATCTATGAAGGATCGGATCCAGTTGGGCTTGTTAACAATACTGAGTTGATTTATGGTCACCGGAGAGATGGGGTGGCCTTTGTCCGGTACAAGCGCCCCCTAGCCTCTGTAGACGTGAAGTATGATGTGCCAGTGAATATCACAGGGAACATGACTGTGATTTGGGCGTTAGGTCTGTTGAGGCCACCGGATTCCCTCAGACCTTACTATCTTCCTCAGAATCATGGTGGTCCACAAGAAACAGCTTACAATTATCTCCTACTGAATTTATCTAAGGAGGTGGACGATTGCTTTGGACCTCTAGATGCTGAAGATAAGGAAGATCAAGATCTTATCATCGCTGATGCAAAAACACCGCTTGTTGTTACGTCAGGATCAGCATTGCATTACCCAAATCCTCCGAATCCTTCGAAAGTGCTTTATATCAACAAGAAGGAAGTTCCATTGCTGAGAGTAGAAAGGGGTGTGCCAGTTACTTTCTCAATCCAAGCCGGCCATGATGTGGCTCTTTACATCACTTCCAATCCTATTGGTGGTAATGCAACACTGCATAATATGACTGAGGTTATCTATGCTGGTGGGCCTCAGTTTGAGGGTGTCCCAGCCAGTCCAACCGAGTTGAAATGGGCACCTGATCGAAATACACCAGATCAAGTTTACTACCACTCTTTGTTTGAGCAGAAAATGGGCTGGAAAGTTCAGGTAGTTGATGGTGGTATTTCAGACATGTATAATAACAATGTTCTATTAGATGATCAACAGGTTTCCTTTTTCTGGACTTTATCTAAAGGCTCAATATCTGTTGCTGCTCGTGGTGAGAAGAAAAGTGGATATGTTGCGATTGGATTTGGAAGCGGAATGATGAACAGCTATGTGTATGTTGGTTGGGTTGAATCCAATGGCACAGGCCATGTAAACACTTATTGGATTGATGGAAAAAATGCAATGGGTGTGCACCCAACATCCGAAAATTTGACCTTCGTCAGGTGCAGTCAAGAAAATGGAATAATAACATTTGAGTTCACTCGTCCTCTATCTCCTTCATGTAATGGAAAGATAGAGTGCAAGAATATCATCGATCCAACTACTCCTTTAAAAGTTATTTGGGCTATGGGTGCCCGTTGGTCAGAGGATAATCTAAGTGAAAAGAATATGCATTCTGCTACAAGCAATCGGCCAGTCAGAGTTCTTTTGTTGAGAGGGTCTGCCGAGGCAGAGCAAGATCTGCGTCCTGTTTTGGCTGTTCATGGCTTCATGATGTTTGTGGCTTGGGGCATCCTGCTTCCTGGGGGAATATTGGCTGCAAGATACTTGAAGCAGATAAAGGGTGATGGCTGGTACCAGTTACATGTCTATTTGCAGTACTCAGGAATCGCTATTATGTTACTTGGTCTTCTATTTGCAGCTGCTGAGCTTCGTGGTTTTTATTTAAGTATAGTGCATGTGAAATTCGGTGTAGCTGCAATCATCTTGGCATGTGCCCAGCCATTAAATGCATATCTACGCCCCCCAAAACCAGCAGATGAAGAGATAGTGTCTTCCAAGAGGATAATCTGGGAATACTGTCATGTAATCACAGGGAGGTCTGCTGTTGTAGTCGGAGTTGCTGCACTAATCAGTGGAATGAAGCATTTGGCGCATCGATACGGCAGCGAAAATGTTCAAGGTCTTACTTGGGCATTAATATTATGGGTTTTGGCACTTGCAATTTTAGTTATGTACTTGGAGTATTCCAAGGTTAAGCAAAGACAAAATGATAGGAGCTCTTTAAGAGGTGAGTGGGTGCTGGGAAACAGTGATGAAGATGATTCAGTAGATTTATTGCATCGCGACAGAACTGCTACTAAATCAGAACGCCAATCATCCTTAACAATGGAAGTGCAACTTGAATCTCTTAGCAGATAG